From one Paramormyrops kingsleyae isolate MSU_618 chromosome 1, PKINGS_0.4, whole genome shotgun sequence genomic stretch:
- the nfx1 gene encoding transcriptional repressor NF-X1 isoform X1, whose translation MAGAPVTEALELNPESAEFVPRERHSHNQPRRGRPRPDRGRTWSGQQAASYPQRSNGLNGPEREPPFHIREDGRRGRGGVERAGASRRHNPQGQRWTRSDACAQVEAARAPTGDIRKETPPAHRPHIDGPSWRRSEGREIGEEPGETHVRRPRRFSQEPSSESDARKAHRSGSQEERAGKDQADRPASREPTGQVDSGVPDRKGCGNGNRKAHFDQRRRGTAPRHWQRGGKDFPQDRDRDRHSPPTCEMPDSGGGGYLSRRGSRGQGRRTPQGDRGQNSERRSNKLDQRPRRGKQVDVSKSKETHTGCLIEQLSEEKYECMVCCEVIRIMAPVWSCLSCFHVFHLSCIKKWARSPASQADDGNGGWRCPACQNVEARVPNSYVCFCGKVTNPEWQHGEIPHSCGEMCGKKRSGVDCNHPCNILCHPGPCPSCPAFVTKACVCGRTSQPVRCGQASAICCEQVCGAQLNCGQHNCTQVCHSGGCQPCQHRAKQVCYCGGLSQDVLCGTNRDGFDGFGHFSCQKPCSKLLDCGNHQCQQPCHPGPCSSCPLLPRSVRTCPCGQTALSKLLELGYAERQSCTDPIPSCGKTCGRPLPCGSDDVVHMCESLCHEGSCGPCSLMSTIRCRCGFRTKEVPCLTIQSEGELTFTCDRRCSKKRACGRHKCPEVCCVDHEHRCTFICGYKLNCGLHRCQEPCHRSNCQPCWQTGFDELTCHCGETVMYPPIPCGTKPPECKNSCARMHECEHPVLHNCHNEEKCPPCTYLTKKWCMGNHEQRSNIPCHISDISCGLPCGKALPCGTHHCQRLCHRGECLAEAGCRQPCPALRPDCGHPCGAPCHTGSPCPRIGCSAEVVLYCDCGRRKEMVICVDASSSYQSRTAAIVMASRLSDMQLGDTVDIGQLITKKEVKQARLQCDKDCAALERNRRLAEALQIDQSADPFNIRSSSKYSDSLKDDARKDLKFVSEVEEEMKNLVELVNKGKQSKRSHCFPPMNRDHRRIIHELAEAYNIECNSYDSEPKRNVVMTAIRGKSVCPNSTLTALIEREMAARAPPPIAHVRQQSIRSSNQSSASVEPAIDYFDVQD comes from the exons ATGGCAGGAGCGCCAGTAACGG AAGCACTGGAGTTGAATCCGGAGTCAGCAGAGTTTGTTCCACGGGAAAGGCACAGCCATAACCAGCCAAGAAGAGGCAGACCCAGGCCTGACCGTGGCCGTACCTGGAGTGGCCAGCAAGCTGCTTCCTATCCACAGCGCAGTAATGGGCTAAACGGCCCAGAGAGGGAGCCACCCTTCCATATTAGGGAAGACGGAAGAAGGGGGAGAGGTGGAGTGGAGAGGGCAGGAGCCTCACGCCGGCACAATCCCCAGGGCCAGCGGTGGACCAGAAGTGACGCGTGCGCGCAGGTAGAGGCTGCCAGAGCACCCACGGGAGACATCCGCAAGGAGACGCCTCCAGCCCACAGACCTCACATAGACGGGCCCAGCTGGCGGAGAAGTGAGGGGCGGGAAATCGGAGAGGAGCCCGGAGAGACTCATGTCAGGAGACCCAGGAGGTTCAGCCAGGAGCCCAGCAGTGAGAGTGATGCAAGGAAGGCCCATCGCAGTGGGAGCCAGGAGGAGCGTGCCGGCAAGGATCAAGCAGACCGCCCTGCATCTAGAGAACCGACTGGCCAGGTGGATAGTGGCGTGCCAGACAGGAAGGGGTGTGGCAATGGAAACAGGAAGGCCCACTTTGATCAGAGGAGAAGGGGCACAGCTCCCAGGCACTGGCAAAGAGGGGGTAAGGATTTCCCCCAAGATCGTGACAGGGACAGGCATAGCCCACCCACATGTGAGATGCCAGATTCTGGCGGGGGGGGCTACCTGAGCCGGAGGGGCAGCCGGGGCCAAGGCAGAAGAACTCCCCAAGGGGATAGAGGGCAAAACAGTGAGAGGAGGTCAAACAAGCTGGACCAGCGACCAAGGCGGGGGAAGCAAGTGGACGTTTCCAAGAGcaaggaaacacacacag GGTGTCTCATCGAGCAACTGTCGGAGGAGAAGTACGAGTGCATGGTGTGCTGTGAGGTGATCCGCATCATGGCGCCTGTCTGGAGCTGCCTGAGCTGCTTCCATGTCTTCCACCTCAGCTGCATCAAAAAGTGGGCCCGCTCACCAGCCTCACAGGCAGACG ATGGAAATGGAGGTTGGAGATGCCCGGCCTGCCAGAACGTCGAGGCTCGGGTCCCTAACTCCTACGTGTGCTTTTGTG GGAAGGTGACAAACCCAGAATGGCAGCATGGTGAGATTCCGCACAGCTGTGGCGAGATGTGCGGCAAGAAGAGGAGCGGCGTGGACTGCAACCACCCGTGCAACAT CCTGTGTCACCCGGGGCCCTGCCCGTCGTGTCCCGCCTTCGTCACCAAAGCCTGCGTCTGTGGGAGGACCAG TCAGCCTGTGCGCTGCGGTCAGGCTTCAGCCATCTGCTGTGAGCAGGTGTGTGGGGCCCAGCTGAACTGCGGGCAGCACAACTGTACTCAGGTGTGCCACAGCGGGGGCTGCCAGCCGTGTCAGCACCGCGccaagcaag TCTGCTACTGCGGAGGCCTTTCTCAGGATGTCCTGTGTGGAACCAACCGGGACGGCTTTGACGGCTTTGGCCACTTTTCCTGTCAGAAGCCGTGCAGCAA ATTACTGGACTGTGGGAACCATCAGTGTCAGCAGCCCTGCCACCCTGGGCCCTGCTCGTCTTGCcccctgcttccccgctcggtGCGCACCTGCCCCTGTGGCCAGACGGCTCTGTCCAAGCTCCTGGAGTTGGGCTACGCCGAGCGCCAGAGCTGCACCGATCCCATCCCTTCCTGTGGCAAGACCTGTGGCAGGCCCCTACCTTGTGGGTCAGACG ATGTCGTGCACATGTGTGAGAGCTTGTGTCACGAAGGCAGCTGTGGACCCTGCTCCCTCATGTCCACCATCAGGTGCCGATGTGGCTTCAGGACTAAG gAAGTTCCCTGTCTGACGATCCAGAGTGAAG GCGAGCTCACGTTCACCTGCGACCGACGCTGTAGTAAGAAGCGTGCCTGCGGCCGGCACAAGTGCCCAGAAGTATGCTGTGTG GACCACGAGCACCGCTGCACATTTATCTGTGGCTACAAGCTGAACTGCGGCCTGCATCGCTGCCAGGAGCCCTGTCACCGCAGCAACTGCCAGCCATGCTGGCAGACAG GCTTCGACGAGCTAACCTGCCACTGTGGGGAGACGGTCATGTACCCGCCCATCCCCTGTGGCACCAAGCCTCCCGAATGCAAGAACTCATGTGCCAGGATGCATGAGTGCGAGCACCCAG TGCTTCATAACTGTCACAACGAGGAGAAGTGTCCCCCCTGTACCTACCTCACTAAGAAGTGGTGCATGGGAAACCATGAG CAAAGGAGTAACATCCCCTGCCACATCTCAGACATCTCCTGCGGCCTGCCCTGCGGCAAGGCCCTTCCGTGCGGCACGCATCACTGCCAGCGGCTGTGTCACCGCGGCGAGTGCCTGGCCGAGGCCGGCTGCCGGCAGCCCTGCCCGGCGCTCCGGCCAGACTGCGGGCAcccctgtggcgccccctgccaCACGGGCTCCCCCTGCCCGAGGATCGGCTGCAGTGCTGAG GTGGTGCTGTATTGCGACTGTGGCCGCAGGAAGGAGATGGTCATCTGCGTCGATGCCTCCAGCTCCTACCAGAG CAGGACTGCAGCCATCGTCATGGCGAGCAGACTGTCCGACATGCAGCTCGGTGACACTGTGGACATCGGACAGCTCATCACCAAGAAGGAGGTGAAGCAGGCTCG GTTACAGTGTGACAAGGACTGTGCTGCTCTGGAGAGAAACAG GCGATTGGCTGAGGCCCTGCAGATCGACCAATCAGCAGATCCTTTCAACATCCGGTCCAGCTCCAAATACAGTGACAGCCTCAAGGATGATGCCAG AAAAGATTTGAAGTTCGTAAGTGAGGTTGAAGAGGAGATGAAGAACTTAGTGGAACTTGTGAACAAG GGTAAACAGTCAAAGAGAAGCCACTGCTTCCCCCCCATGAACCGAGATCATCGCAGGATCATCCACGAGCTGGCTGAGGCCTACAACATCGAATGTAATAGCTATGACAGCGAGCCCAAGCGCAACGTGGTCATGACGGCCATCAG AGGGAAGTCGGTCTGCCCCAACTCCACCCTGACAGCCCTGATCGAGAGAGAGATGGCCGCCCGAGCTCCACCGCCCATCGCCCACGTCAGGCAGCAGAGCATCAG
- the nfx1 gene encoding transcriptional repressor NF-X1 isoform X2, whose translation MAGAPVTEALELNPESAEFVPRERHSHNQPRRGRPRPDRGRTWSGQQAASYPQRSNGLNGPEREPPFHIREDGRRGRGGVERAGASRRHNPQGQRWTRSDACAQVEAARAPTGDIRKETPPAHRPHIDGPSWRRSEGREIGEEPGETHVRRPRRFSQEPSSESDARKAHRSGSQEERAGKDQADRPASREPTGQVDSGVPDRKGCGNGNRKAHFDQRRRGTAPRHWQRGGKDFPQDRDRDRHSPPTCEMPDSGGGGYLSRRGSRGQGRRTPQGDRGQNSERRSNKLDQRPRRGKQVDVSKSKETHTGCLIEQLSEEKYECMVCCEVIRIMAPVWSCLSCFHVFHLSCIKKWARSPASQADDGNGGWRCPACQNVEARVPNSYVCFCGKVTNPEWQHGEIPHSCGEMCGKKRSGVDCNHPCNILCHPGPCPSCPAFVTKACVCGRTSQPVRCGQASAICCEQVCGAQLNCGQHNCTQVCHSGGCQPCQHRAKQVCYCGGLSQDVLCGTNRDGFDGFGHFSCQKPCSKLLDCGNHQCQQPCHPGPCSSCPLLPRSVRTCPCGQTALSKLLELGYAERQSCTDPIPSCGKTCGRPLPCGSDDVVHMCESLCHEGSCGPCSLMSTIRCRCGFRTKEVPCLTIQSEGELTFTCDRRCSKKRACGRHKCPEVCCVDHEHRCTFICGYKLNCGLHRCQEPCHRSNCQPCWQTGFDELTCHCGETVMYPPIPCGTKPPECKNSCARMHECEHPVLHNCHNEEKCPPCTYLTKKWCMGNHEQRSNIPCHISDISCGLPCGKALPCGTHHCQRLCHRGECLAEAGCRQPCPALRPDCGHPCGAPCHTGSPCPRIGCSAEVVLYCDCGRRKEMVICVDASSSYQRTAAIVMASRLSDMQLGDTVDIGQLITKKEVKQARLQCDKDCAALERNRRLAEALQIDQSADPFNIRSSSKYSDSLKDDARKDLKFVSEVEEEMKNLVELVNKGKQSKRSHCFPPMNRDHRRIIHELAEAYNIECNSYDSEPKRNVVMTAIRGKSVCPNSTLTALIEREMAARAPPPIAHVRQQSIRSSNQSSASVEPAIDYFDVQD comes from the exons ATGGCAGGAGCGCCAGTAACGG AAGCACTGGAGTTGAATCCGGAGTCAGCAGAGTTTGTTCCACGGGAAAGGCACAGCCATAACCAGCCAAGAAGAGGCAGACCCAGGCCTGACCGTGGCCGTACCTGGAGTGGCCAGCAAGCTGCTTCCTATCCACAGCGCAGTAATGGGCTAAACGGCCCAGAGAGGGAGCCACCCTTCCATATTAGGGAAGACGGAAGAAGGGGGAGAGGTGGAGTGGAGAGGGCAGGAGCCTCACGCCGGCACAATCCCCAGGGCCAGCGGTGGACCAGAAGTGACGCGTGCGCGCAGGTAGAGGCTGCCAGAGCACCCACGGGAGACATCCGCAAGGAGACGCCTCCAGCCCACAGACCTCACATAGACGGGCCCAGCTGGCGGAGAAGTGAGGGGCGGGAAATCGGAGAGGAGCCCGGAGAGACTCATGTCAGGAGACCCAGGAGGTTCAGCCAGGAGCCCAGCAGTGAGAGTGATGCAAGGAAGGCCCATCGCAGTGGGAGCCAGGAGGAGCGTGCCGGCAAGGATCAAGCAGACCGCCCTGCATCTAGAGAACCGACTGGCCAGGTGGATAGTGGCGTGCCAGACAGGAAGGGGTGTGGCAATGGAAACAGGAAGGCCCACTTTGATCAGAGGAGAAGGGGCACAGCTCCCAGGCACTGGCAAAGAGGGGGTAAGGATTTCCCCCAAGATCGTGACAGGGACAGGCATAGCCCACCCACATGTGAGATGCCAGATTCTGGCGGGGGGGGCTACCTGAGCCGGAGGGGCAGCCGGGGCCAAGGCAGAAGAACTCCCCAAGGGGATAGAGGGCAAAACAGTGAGAGGAGGTCAAACAAGCTGGACCAGCGACCAAGGCGGGGGAAGCAAGTGGACGTTTCCAAGAGcaaggaaacacacacag GGTGTCTCATCGAGCAACTGTCGGAGGAGAAGTACGAGTGCATGGTGTGCTGTGAGGTGATCCGCATCATGGCGCCTGTCTGGAGCTGCCTGAGCTGCTTCCATGTCTTCCACCTCAGCTGCATCAAAAAGTGGGCCCGCTCACCAGCCTCACAGGCAGACG ATGGAAATGGAGGTTGGAGATGCCCGGCCTGCCAGAACGTCGAGGCTCGGGTCCCTAACTCCTACGTGTGCTTTTGTG GGAAGGTGACAAACCCAGAATGGCAGCATGGTGAGATTCCGCACAGCTGTGGCGAGATGTGCGGCAAGAAGAGGAGCGGCGTGGACTGCAACCACCCGTGCAACAT CCTGTGTCACCCGGGGCCCTGCCCGTCGTGTCCCGCCTTCGTCACCAAAGCCTGCGTCTGTGGGAGGACCAG TCAGCCTGTGCGCTGCGGTCAGGCTTCAGCCATCTGCTGTGAGCAGGTGTGTGGGGCCCAGCTGAACTGCGGGCAGCACAACTGTACTCAGGTGTGCCACAGCGGGGGCTGCCAGCCGTGTCAGCACCGCGccaagcaag TCTGCTACTGCGGAGGCCTTTCTCAGGATGTCCTGTGTGGAACCAACCGGGACGGCTTTGACGGCTTTGGCCACTTTTCCTGTCAGAAGCCGTGCAGCAA ATTACTGGACTGTGGGAACCATCAGTGTCAGCAGCCCTGCCACCCTGGGCCCTGCTCGTCTTGCcccctgcttccccgctcggtGCGCACCTGCCCCTGTGGCCAGACGGCTCTGTCCAAGCTCCTGGAGTTGGGCTACGCCGAGCGCCAGAGCTGCACCGATCCCATCCCTTCCTGTGGCAAGACCTGTGGCAGGCCCCTACCTTGTGGGTCAGACG ATGTCGTGCACATGTGTGAGAGCTTGTGTCACGAAGGCAGCTGTGGACCCTGCTCCCTCATGTCCACCATCAGGTGCCGATGTGGCTTCAGGACTAAG gAAGTTCCCTGTCTGACGATCCAGAGTGAAG GCGAGCTCACGTTCACCTGCGACCGACGCTGTAGTAAGAAGCGTGCCTGCGGCCGGCACAAGTGCCCAGAAGTATGCTGTGTG GACCACGAGCACCGCTGCACATTTATCTGTGGCTACAAGCTGAACTGCGGCCTGCATCGCTGCCAGGAGCCCTGTCACCGCAGCAACTGCCAGCCATGCTGGCAGACAG GCTTCGACGAGCTAACCTGCCACTGTGGGGAGACGGTCATGTACCCGCCCATCCCCTGTGGCACCAAGCCTCCCGAATGCAAGAACTCATGTGCCAGGATGCATGAGTGCGAGCACCCAG TGCTTCATAACTGTCACAACGAGGAGAAGTGTCCCCCCTGTACCTACCTCACTAAGAAGTGGTGCATGGGAAACCATGAG CAAAGGAGTAACATCCCCTGCCACATCTCAGACATCTCCTGCGGCCTGCCCTGCGGCAAGGCCCTTCCGTGCGGCACGCATCACTGCCAGCGGCTGTGTCACCGCGGCGAGTGCCTGGCCGAGGCCGGCTGCCGGCAGCCCTGCCCGGCGCTCCGGCCAGACTGCGGGCAcccctgtggcgccccctgccaCACGGGCTCCCCCTGCCCGAGGATCGGCTGCAGTGCTGAG GTGGTGCTGTATTGCGACTGTGGCCGCAGGAAGGAGATGGTCATCTGCGTCGATGCCTCCAGCTCCTACCAGAG GACTGCAGCCATCGTCATGGCGAGCAGACTGTCCGACATGCAGCTCGGTGACACTGTGGACATCGGACAGCTCATCACCAAGAAGGAGGTGAAGCAGGCTCG GTTACAGTGTGACAAGGACTGTGCTGCTCTGGAGAGAAACAG GCGATTGGCTGAGGCCCTGCAGATCGACCAATCAGCAGATCCTTTCAACATCCGGTCCAGCTCCAAATACAGTGACAGCCTCAAGGATGATGCCAG AAAAGATTTGAAGTTCGTAAGTGAGGTTGAAGAGGAGATGAAGAACTTAGTGGAACTTGTGAACAAG GGTAAACAGTCAAAGAGAAGCCACTGCTTCCCCCCCATGAACCGAGATCATCGCAGGATCATCCACGAGCTGGCTGAGGCCTACAACATCGAATGTAATAGCTATGACAGCGAGCCCAAGCGCAACGTGGTCATGACGGCCATCAG AGGGAAGTCGGTCTGCCCCAACTCCACCCTGACAGCCCTGATCGAGAGAGAGATGGCCGCCCGAGCTCCACCGCCCATCGCCCACGTCAGGCAGCAGAGCATCAG